A genomic segment from Curtobacterium sp. MCSS17_007 encodes:
- a CDS encoding DNA-formamidopyrimidine glycosylase family protein has translation MPEGDSVHRLAARLRAVDGALVTRGELRGGADAGTPLGGRRILAHATHGKHLLTRFDDGRTLHTHMRMTGSWTTTGAGKRLPVRAAQDARVRMALEDGRTVWGIALPVVELLPTHDEHLAVGHLGPDLLHDDFDRDEAVHRCTADPDLPVRTVLLDQRRVAGLGNLWANELGFVRGLHPDRPIGTVDVGALLDTAQRMLRHSATTPDAYQVTTGVLRRGERHWVVGRAGRPCLRCGTRVRARDDVEVVGSAPRRVWWCPRCQPAAG, from the coding sequence ATGCCCGAGGGTGACTCCGTCCACCGCCTGGCAGCACGACTCCGCGCCGTCGACGGCGCCCTGGTCACCCGTGGCGAGCTCCGGGGCGGCGCCGACGCCGGCACCCCGCTCGGCGGCCGACGCATCCTCGCCCACGCCACGCACGGCAAGCACCTGCTCACCCGGTTCGACGACGGCAGGACGCTCCACACCCACATGCGGATGACCGGCTCGTGGACCACGACGGGCGCGGGGAAGCGTCTGCCGGTGCGCGCCGCGCAGGACGCCCGGGTGCGCATGGCCCTCGAGGACGGCCGCACCGTGTGGGGGATCGCGTTGCCCGTGGTGGAGCTGCTCCCCACACACGACGAACACCTGGCGGTCGGGCACCTCGGCCCGGACCTGCTCCACGACGACTTCGACCGTGACGAGGCCGTCCACCGCTGCACCGCCGACCCGGACCTACCCGTCCGCACGGTCCTGCTCGACCAGCGCCGCGTGGCCGGACTCGGCAACCTCTGGGCGAACGAACTCGGCTTCGTCCGGGGGCTGCACCCGGACCGGCCGATCGGCACCGTCGACGTCGGGGCCCTGCTCGACACCGCGCAGCGGATGCTCCGCCACTCGGCGACGACACCCGACGCGTACCAGGTGACGACGGGCGTCCTCCGCCGCGGCGAGCGGCACTGGGTCGTCGGTCGGGCCGGTCGGCCGTGCCTGCGGTGCGGCACCCGTGTCCGCGCCCGCGACGACGTCGAGGTGGTCGGCTCGGCGCCCCGCCGGGTCTGGTGGTGCCCCCGCTGTCAGCCCGCGGCGGGCTGA
- a CDS encoding MerR family transcriptional regulator: protein MRIGDLAAATGASVRSLRYYEEQGLLTAERTAGGQRSYADASVERVQLVQQLFAAGLPSRTIVQLLPCVDAGVATPESFALLVAERDRITAQLADLEAARDRLDEVIAISEHPTPEHCPALREHAAAA from the coding sequence ATGCGGATCGGCGACCTCGCGGCGGCGACCGGGGCGAGCGTTCGCTCGCTGCGGTACTACGAGGAGCAGGGGCTGCTCACGGCGGAGCGGACGGCCGGCGGCCAGCGGTCGTACGCCGACGCGTCCGTCGAGCGGGTGCAGCTCGTGCAGCAGCTCTTCGCCGCCGGACTCCCGAGCCGGACCATCGTGCAGCTGCTGCCGTGCGTGGACGCGGGCGTCGCGACGCCGGAGTCCTTCGCGCTCCTGGTGGCCGAGCGCGACCGGATCACCGCGCAGCTCGCCGACCTCGAGGCCGCGCGGGACCGGCTCGACGAGGTCATCGCGATCTCCGAGCACCCGACGCCGGAACACTGCCCGGCACTGCGGGAGCACGCGGCCGCAGCCTGA
- a CDS encoding CoA pyrophosphatase, with protein MVPAVPSTADPRAAAVLMLFGVLDGTPSARPAVADAVHRDLDVLLLARASTLRSHPGEIAFPGGRIDPGDVDAPAAALREAREETGLDPSGVEVLGTLPAVPLAHSNHLVRPVLGWWREPTPVRVVDERESAAVFRTPVADLLDPANRGVTVLRRGGREWRGPAFTVRSDQGVHTLWGFTAMLLDALFDRLGWTEPWDAAHELPLPAHRRA; from the coding sequence CTGGTCCCCGCCGTCCCGAGCACCGCAGACCCCCGCGCGGCGGCCGTGCTCATGCTCTTCGGCGTCCTCGACGGCACCCCGAGCGCACGCCCCGCCGTCGCCGACGCCGTGCACCGCGACCTCGACGTGCTGCTGCTCGCCCGGGCGTCGACCCTCCGCTCGCACCCGGGCGAGATCGCCTTCCCCGGCGGGCGCATCGACCCCGGCGACGTGGACGCGCCCGCGGCGGCCCTGCGCGAGGCCCGTGAGGAGACCGGGCTCGACCCCAGCGGTGTCGAGGTCCTCGGCACCCTGCCCGCCGTGCCGCTCGCGCACTCGAACCACCTGGTGCGGCCCGTGCTCGGCTGGTGGCGCGAACCGACGCCCGTGCGGGTCGTCGACGAGCGGGAGTCCGCGGCGGTCTTCCGGACGCCCGTGGCCGACCTGCTCGACCCGGCGAACCGCGGCGTGACCGTGCTGCGCCGCGGCGGCCGGGAGTGGCGGGGACCGGCCTTCACGGTACGGTCGGACCAGGGCGTGCACACGCTCTGGGGGTTCACCGCGATGCTCCTCGACGCGCTCTTCGACCGGCTCGGCTGGACGGAGCCCTGGGACGCCGCGCACGAGCTGCCCCTCCCCGCGCACCGAAGGGCCTGA
- a CDS encoding arsenate reductase ArsC, with protein MTDQKPAVLFVCVHNAGRSQMAAGWLRHLAGDRVDVFSAGSEPADRINAVAVQAMAEEGIDIAGEQPAVLTTDAVRQADVVVTMGCGDACPVFPGKRYEDWALTDPAGLPIEQVRPVRDEVRRRVEALLAELV; from the coding sequence GTGACCGACCAGAAGCCCGCTGTCCTGTTCGTCTGCGTCCACAACGCCGGCCGCTCGCAGATGGCCGCCGGGTGGCTGCGGCACCTGGCCGGCGACCGCGTCGACGTGTTCTCGGCAGGGTCGGAGCCCGCGGACCGGATCAACGCCGTCGCGGTGCAGGCGATGGCCGAGGAGGGCATCGACATCGCGGGGGAGCAGCCCGCCGTCCTGACCACCGACGCGGTGCGCCAGGCCGACGTCGTCGTGACGATGGGCTGCGGCGACGCCTGCCCCGTGTTCCCCGGCAAGCGCTACGAGGACTGGGCGCTCACCGACCCGGCCGGCCTGCCGATCGAGCAGGTGCGCCCGGTGCGCGACGAGGTCCGGCGGCGGGTGGAGGCGCTGCTCGCCGAGCTCGTCTAG
- a CDS encoding DUF1304 domain-containing protein, with translation MTVVALVLAALAALLHVYIFVLESVLWTTPRARNTFGTSEQEAAATRSLAFNQGFYNLFLAVLVLVGIVVVAAGGTAVGVTLVVAGTASMLGAALVLFTSDATKRRAATTQGALPLLALVVLGIGALV, from the coding sequence ATGACCGTCGTCGCCCTGGTGCTCGCCGCCCTCGCCGCGCTCCTGCACGTGTACATCTTCGTGCTCGAGTCCGTCCTCTGGACCACCCCCCGCGCACGGAACACCTTCGGCACCTCGGAGCAGGAGGCCGCCGCGACCCGCTCGCTCGCGTTCAACCAGGGCTTCTACAACCTGTTCCTCGCCGTGCTCGTCCTGGTCGGGATCGTCGTCGTCGCCGCGGGCGGCACCGCGGTGGGCGTGACGCTCGTCGTCGCTGGCACCGCGAGCATGCTCGGCGCCGCCCTGGTGCTGTTCACCAGCGATGCCACGAAGCGCCGTGCCGCGACCACGCAGGGCGCGCTGCCGCTCCTCGCGCTGGTCGTCCTGGGGATCGGCGCGCTGGTCTAG
- a CDS encoding VanZ family protein, producing the protein MPWLVSGVLVAVVVVAPFVGVLLARAPRTTTVLAVLALVAVLGATLYPEDTPSAAVGCSAGLPYLAPTAVESIANVLLFVPVVFLAGLRTARPLLTAAAGIGLSAGIEAAQAFVLGIGRACDTSDLVANAIGAVVGGLLAAAALGLARRRAMRRR; encoded by the coding sequence GTGCCGTGGCTCGTCTCCGGCGTGCTCGTCGCGGTCGTCGTCGTCGCCCCCTTCGTCGGGGTCCTGCTGGCGCGGGCTCCGAGGACCACCACGGTGCTCGCCGTCCTGGCGCTGGTCGCCGTGCTCGGGGCCACCCTGTACCCGGAGGACACGCCCTCGGCAGCGGTCGGGTGCTCGGCCGGGCTGCCGTACCTGGCACCGACCGCCGTCGAGTCGATCGCGAACGTGCTGCTCTTCGTCCCGGTCGTGTTCCTGGCGGGGCTGCGCACCGCCCGCCCGCTGCTGACGGCGGCCGCCGGGATCGGCCTGTCGGCGGGCATCGAGGCGGCGCAGGCGTTCGTGCTCGGCATCGGTCGGGCCTGCGACACGAGCGACCTGGTCGCGAACGCGATCGGCGCGGTGGTCGGCGGTCTGCTCGCGGCCGCAGCGCTCGGGCTCGCGCGGCGCCGGGCGATGCGACGGCGCTGA